In Planctobacterium marinum, the DNA window AAAGTCGCACATCACGGCTCCGCAAGGTTCCACATTATTAACAGTTATGGTAACGGACCAGCGTTCTTTTGATTACATCAATATTATTGCACAACCAACAAGGTAAGATTAGCAGCACTCCCCGATTAGACGGATAAATTTGGATTCTGTTGGGACAAATTTGGGACACTTTGGCTATTTTGAGTATTTTGAAGGTTTGTATTGACTGTTACGCCATAGATTAAAAAGGGCAAAGTAGCTCAAGAGACGGACAAGATTGCAGGAGCAAATCTTGGACATCCGAAGGATGGTCGCGAAGCGATAAATTTCAGGGACGAAATTTACAATCGAACGGCGCAGGCGTGAGCGCTACTGCTCACCATTTCCCATCTTTCCTCGATATTGAAACAACCACCGGAGGCGGAGCAGCAATGCCGGGAGCATTGCTCAACATGCGTAGCATGGCCCGGAGGGCAAAATACAAGGATGTATTTTGTAATCGAACGGCGAAGCCGTGAGAGCTACTGGTCACCATTTCCCTTATCTCGTGTAAAAACAACACGGATCTAAGGCTTAATATTTAAATTTGAAAAATGGGAAATTTAGAAGCTTGATATAAGAGATAAGGGAAATGGTGCCCAGAGGCGGAATCGAACCACCGACACGGGGATTTTCAATCCCCTGCTCTACCGACTGAGCTATCTGGGCGTGCACCATCGAGAACTTGAATCGTTCTCTGAATCTGCAGTTTGTAACATGTCTGTCACTTGCTGCGGGTGCGTATTAAACGGATTTCGGCCCCCCAAGTCAACTCTTTTTTGTAAAAAAACAGAGTTTGTGTGCCGAGTGCCGATAAAAGCAGCGAAACGTCTACTTTTACGGCAAATTTAGCTCTTGGGCGGAGTATAACCTTCAATTGTTGGCTCTTTACCTTCAAATAAATAAGCCGTCATTTGCTGTTCCAGAAAAGAACGCGCGTTGGCATCCATCATATTGAGCTTGTGCTCGTTAATTAACATGGTTTGTTTCTTCTGCCATTCGCTAAAGGCTTCTTTACTAATGTTGTCGAAGATCTTCTTGCCCAGCTCACCGGGATAAAGCTGAAAATCCAGACCGGGGGCTTCTTTTTGCAGACGCTGACAAAATACGGTGCGACTCATAACGACTTCCTTTATTGATGTTGTTTAAAGCATAAAGTGTCACTTATTAAGCATAAAATGTCACTTTTAAGCATAAAATGTCACCTCCCTGAAAAACGATTGACAACACTCTTTATCCGTTTAATATTTAAACAGTGCTTGTATAACGATAACGATAACGATATGAAAAAGCGCAGTCTCACCAAATCTACTTGCAAAAATATACATAAATTTGCAAGTTCCAAGAATGATAGCACAGTCATTGTAGAATCTGGTCTGGAGTTTGACGCGTGCTTCCATTTTGAATTCAGCAACAATGTTAAATTTTTCGAATCACAGCCTCTTGGGTTCGAATACTACTATTTGAATAAGTGGCGAAGGTATACACCAGATTTTCTGGTTCATTTCACCGACAATACAAAACGATACTTTGAGGTTAAGCCCCTTAACAAAACTCTCTCTCCCGAATTTCAGTCCAAATTTAATGCCATACAACGTCAATCAAACGAAATTCAATTAGAGCTCATTACAGAGCCTGTGATACGCAAACTGCCACTTATTCAAAACCTGAAATTACTCCATAAATACTCGGAACTCGAACCGAACACAATGATCATGGAAAAAATTCGTTGGCTGAAACCAGGAGAGAAAGTTTCAATAATGCATATCTCTCGCACGCTGTGTATGGAGCTGTACACCATAATACCCCACATACTGAAACTCGTTGGCATGCATCAATTCAACATTGAGATGAGCAAACCTTTTAGCGGAGAAAGCAAAATTTGGAGGTTACTGTAATGAGCGATAATTCGTTTGAAATGCTTTTTTCCCAGACATATGATAACGAGCCTCTGGATAACAGTGAATGCTTTCCCGATAAGCATTCTGGATTAGAAGTCTATGATGATATATCAGCATTCCCTGAGGAAGTAAGAGACACTGCTATTTTTAGAATGAACTGGATTCACGAACTCTACAAAGCTGGCGTAACAAAGTTTTCCAAACAGGCAATCCAGAAGCAATATGAAAATGTTTACACAATCGTGCGCGGAGAACAACCAAGCATAAGATCTATCCAACGATGGCATGAGTCATACGTACGGTCAGACAGAAATATTAGGAGCCTTATTCCTAAATCTCACCTGCGAGGAAACTCTAAATCCAGGTTTTGCGACACGACAGAAAACTACATAAGCCAGGCTGTTCAGCGATACTTAGCAACAGAAAGGCCTTCCGTCAGCAAATGTTATGACTACCTTACATCTTTGATTTATAACCATAACAATGAAAACAACGCAACATGTCAACTGCCAAGTTATGTTGCATTCGCAACCAGGATTAAAAAGCTAAAACCAATAGCTGTAGTAGAGGCGAGAGAAGGGAAAGCCGCTGCTCAAAAGCAGTTCCGGACAGTGGGTAAAATGCTGGAGCAGTCAAGGGTACTTGAGAGGGTTGAAGTTGATCACACCCCGTTAGACCTATTTGTAATTGACGACGAAAGCGGAATTCCACTTGGCAGGCCTTATTTCACAGTTCTTATGGATTGCTATTCACGTTCGATAGTGGGCTTCTATCTTGGTTTTACACCTCCCAGTTATTTATCCGTAGCAGCAGCTCTAAAAAACGCAATTCTTCCTAAAGAATACATTAAGCATGTCTACCCTGAAATAAGGTCTTCGTGGCTTTGCCATGGAATACCTGAAAATCTGATTGTCGACAACGGAAAAGAATTCTGGTCCAAAGATTTTGAAAGAGCCTGCCAAAGCATAGGTACCAATATCTCTTATAACCCGGTAAAAAAGCCATGGCTTAAACCATCTGTGGAGAGATATTTTGGCACAGTAAACAATCACTTTTTGTCGCCCTTTGAAGGTAAGTCGTTTTCCAGTATTTATAAGCGCAAAGACTATAACCCAGAAAAAAATGCTTTAATCACTTTTAACACGTTAAATCTCGTTATACATAAGTGGGTGATTGATGTTTACCAAAACGCCCCGGACGCAAGGAGGACCAGAATTCCGAATCAGTCCTGGCTCCATGGTTCAAAAATGTTTGCGCCACGACCATATGAAAAACCAGAATCCCAACTGAACCTTACGCTTGGAAAACAAGACTATCGGCGACTAACACGTCTTGGCATTACACTTAATCACTTGCAATATTCAAACGATGAACTGATGAAACTGCGAGCCAGTCATCATCAGAATAAAAAAGTGCAATTGAAGTACTTCCCTGAAAATTTAGGGGAGATTTTTGTACTAAACCCACACACAAAAGAATATTTTAAAGTTCATGCTGTCGATTATTCTTACGCGTGGAATGTTAGCGAATTTCAGCACAATACGCATATTCGCTACGCTAAGAAGTATATTTCGGAAAAAGTGGATAATGCTGCGCTAGCCAGAGCAAAATTAGACATAGAGCAGTTAGTACGCGAATGCATCACAAGTCGTCAACATAAAATCACAGACAGGCGAAGAGCAGCCCGGTATCAGGATACATCGTCAACAAATATCCAAAAAGAAGAAACACGGATTGCCAATAATAATCCTTCGGCACCTTCCTGCAAATCCGAAAAACATAAAGTAGATGATTTCGACTGGAGTTTAAAAAATCAGGACCAACCAGGATGGAGTATTAACAAATGAATACTCAAAACAGCGTTGAAGAGCTGCAGAAGTTAAAAGAGGTAAAAGAGCTTTATATTGACTCGCCCCTGCTGAAAACAGTTAAATCAAAAATGCAGTCTTGCCTTATCAGTAAAGGACTCCCCCCACCAAAGTGCATGCTTATAACTGGTGACACCGGTGCTGGTAAGACCACACTTATCAAACAGTTTATTAAAGCCTACCCGTCAGATGATTCGGCAAACCGTTCCAAAATTCCTATTCTTCATACAACACTGCCAGAAAACGCCACGCCGAAAACAGCTTCCCAGCAACTCCTTTCTGATTTGGGCGATCCACTCTATTTTGATGGAAATGATCCTATATATTTTAGAAAAAAGATTGCTACATTACTAAAAGAAACCGACACACAGCTAATTTTCCTCGATGAATTTCAGCACATGATAGAGAGAAACACGGGTGACGTGATCAGTAGAACAACTGACTGGCTAAAACTGCTGATCGAGTTGACAGAAATTCCCATCATCCTCTCTGGAATGCCATATTGCGAGATGGTGTTAAGACATAACAGTCAGCTATCCGAAAGAGTATTTTACCGCATCACCCTTCCACCATTTCGGGTCAATGACCCAAAACAGAGGGAATATTATCTTATTTTCCTGACAATGATTGACAAAAACCTGCCATTTAAATTTGAAGCAACACTAACGGAGGGCTCTATGCCAAAAAGGCTGTACGCCTATTCAAACGGTAATATGAGAAAACTCAAGTCAATCATTTCTGAAGCTTCTGAAATTGCGATTTTCAATGATGATAAATCTTTAAAATTAGAGCACTTCAAAGAAGCGGCTGAGCCTGGAATAGATAACGAAAACTGCGCAACTCTCGCATTTCATGTTTCTGAAAACAAGCTAGCCATCAAAGAGCCCGGAGCAAACCCTGGCTGGGAAGATTTCTTAATCAGAAGAACTAAAGCTTCGGCACCACAGAAACTGGCCTTTGGTTAACCAAATTGTTTCGGTGTGATTAACAAGGAAACTTGACGGTCTAACTACCAAGCGATTTTAACGTAATCTGATTATCTCCAGCGATCACCAGAAGATGCAACGGCTGAAGAATTACGCCAGTTTCAGCTAGCAATGGCTGAGTCTGGCGTAACCAACACGACGATTAATTCCACCTTTTCAGGCTTACAATTTCTGTTCTGCAAAATGCTTGACCGCCCTGATGTCATGCTAAAAGTCAGCTCAGTACCTGTACCACGTAAATTGCCAACGATACTGAGTAAAACAGAAGTAAAGCGACTACTGGATGCGACTCATTGCGTATTAGGTATTACCCAATCACTTATTACGGCCATTAATATGCTCCGTAAAGTTTTGAGTTTCGACTTTGCAAACTGCTTGTAAAAATTAAATGTTTCTAAATTGATTGTTACACTTACTTTCCTCGGCCAAAGGGGCTCAAAAATTATCACTCAGAGAAACTTATAGTGAACCACGTCTGCCAATCCGCGCTGTTATATACTATTGCTCGGCCATAAGCTTCTCGAAGGCGCGCTTCCTGCTCATTTATACTGCGACGAAAGTCAAAGTTATGGAGCCCTCTGTCCAGATGAAGTTTCCAGTAACCCAACCCTTGGTCTAACACTATCGTGATTACTTTACCGCTCTGGAAATGTAAAGCCAGTGTTCGTCTGTGAGGAATCTGAGCTTTCTCTACCATGTTAAGCTGGACATCCTGAGAGCA includes these proteins:
- a CDS encoding oxidative damage protection protein, whose translation is MSRTVFCQRLQKEAPGLDFQLYPGELGKKIFDNISKEAFSEWQKKQTMLINEHKLNMMDANARSFLEQQMTAYLFEGKEPTIEGYTPPKS
- a CDS encoding Tn7 transposase TnsA N-terminal domain-containing protein, whose product is MKKRSLTKSTCKNIHKFASSKNDSTVIVESGLEFDACFHFEFSNNVKFFESQPLGFEYYYLNKWRRYTPDFLVHFTDNTKRYFEVKPLNKTLSPEFQSKFNAIQRQSNEIQLELITEPVIRKLPLIQNLKLLHKYSELEPNTMIMEKIRWLKPGEKVSIMHISRTLCMELYTIIPHILKLVGMHQFNIEMSKPFSGESKIWRLL
- a CDS encoding Mu transposase C-terminal domain-containing protein, with product MSDNSFEMLFSQTYDNEPLDNSECFPDKHSGLEVYDDISAFPEEVRDTAIFRMNWIHELYKAGVTKFSKQAIQKQYENVYTIVRGEQPSIRSIQRWHESYVRSDRNIRSLIPKSHLRGNSKSRFCDTTENYISQAVQRYLATERPSVSKCYDYLTSLIYNHNNENNATCQLPSYVAFATRIKKLKPIAVVEAREGKAAAQKQFRTVGKMLEQSRVLERVEVDHTPLDLFVIDDESGIPLGRPYFTVLMDCYSRSIVGFYLGFTPPSYLSVAAALKNAILPKEYIKHVYPEIRSSWLCHGIPENLIVDNGKEFWSKDFERACQSIGTNISYNPVKKPWLKPSVERYFGTVNNHFLSPFEGKSFSSIYKRKDYNPEKNALITFNTLNLVIHKWVIDVYQNAPDARRTRIPNQSWLHGSKMFAPRPYEKPESQLNLTLGKQDYRRLTRLGITLNHLQYSNDELMKLRASHHQNKKVQLKYFPENLGEIFVLNPHTKEYFKVHAVDYSYAWNVSEFQHNTHIRYAKKYISEKVDNAALARAKLDIEQLVRECITSRQHKITDRRRAARYQDTSSTNIQKEETRIANNNPSAPSCKSEKHKVDDFDWSLKNQDQPGWSINK
- a CDS encoding TniB family NTP-binding protein, coding for MNTQNSVEELQKLKEVKELYIDSPLLKTVKSKMQSCLISKGLPPPKCMLITGDTGAGKTTLIKQFIKAYPSDDSANRSKIPILHTTLPENATPKTASQQLLSDLGDPLYFDGNDPIYFRKKIATLLKETDTQLIFLDEFQHMIERNTGDVISRTTDWLKLLIELTEIPIILSGMPYCEMVLRHNSQLSERVFYRITLPPFRVNDPKQREYYLIFLTMIDKNLPFKFEATLTEGSMPKRLYAYSNGNMRKLKSIISEASEIAIFNDDKSLKLEHFKEAAEPGIDNENCATLAFHVSENKLAIKEPGANPGWEDFLIRRTKASAPQKLAFG